aCTGACAAATTTTTACTAGCTCTCTGACATGGTTTAACAACTTTCTGGAATCTTCTGCAGTGCTCTAaggaaaatatttaaaaatggatATTAAAACATGcgcataaatatattttttaaaaagcacaaaacaaacctTTCACATTAAGTGTCTGTAGATGTCGTAGATCCCCTATAGAGTCTGGTAGCTGTTTTATGTGGTTCTTCTCTACATTCAGAACCTTAGAGAAGAAATCCAAATTTTATGTAAGCAATAAATATAAAGGACACTAATTATCAATGAAACAATATTTAAAGAAAATTCATGCTCATGATCTTTCAAAAGCTTGGGGTTGGTAcaattttttgtaatgtttatgaaagaagtctcttatattcaccaaggttgcatttaattgtttaaaaatacagtaaaaaccgtaatattgtgaaatattattactccaatcttgatccttcagaaatcattctaatatgctgacttgctgctcaagaaacatttctgattattatcaatgtgtccttgctgaatacaaaaatatttcagaacaaaataaatgttgtaaCCCCAATCTTTTGCAAATTAGTGTAGTCCACCATGACACATAAATGTACCTAGTGCTTCAAAGCGATAGATGTCAGTATGTTATGCATTTCATATGtgtattgaccaatcagcatcCAGAACAGTGTTCTGTTTTCAAGTGTCATATATAAGAAACAATTCACATTAGCTTAGTTCATATACAATAAACATACCTGCAAGGACAAAAGCTGCCCGATGTCATCAGGAAGTGATGTGAGCTTATTTTCATGCAGATCCAACACCTTAAGAATGGACACACATGAGATGTTGGCACTGGAGAGAAGTGTAAGACAGGTATGTCATCGATCAATTTCTCTCACCTTTAAAGTTGCTAAGGCACCAGTGCAGCAACCTTTAGGAACAAGTGACCTCAGGCCATTTCCATGAAGAATTAACACCTGCAATGAAAGTGGAAACTGCTGTCAAAAGTCTGTTCGCTTTGACCAACAATAGTTAAACAACACTGCAGTCAACTGACTCACTTTCTTCTGGAGCACTTTACATATTGAGAAGGCACTGGAGGGAACCTGCAGATATGCAtttcaaatatgtaaaaacTGTTGTGATATGGATGGAAGCAATCAGGTCTTTCTGTTtcttgaatgaaaatgtctccaaaatgtaaataatgattGCCATTCATTAGGGTTTCAGTAACTCACCTCAGTAAGCTCACAGGCAGAAATATCCAGAATATCATCAGCACCTGCTTCTTTGGCCTGCACAAAACATAGGCATGTGGGTTTGGATCAGAAACGGTGCACTGTGACAGTAGGATGTTGCTATAAAAAGGTTCACTGCTGATACTTATAATCTCTAACATAAACAAATGTGGGGGCGTTGCAATGCAGTTACGCTAGAAACTCACCAAGCAAAGCTGGTACTCAAGTCGTTTCTTGGAATCTTCACTGGGCTTCTTCTTTTTGGAGAACAGAAACATCCTGAGGCCAGTGAGATTCTGTTTGTCTAGTTAAAACCCCACAACATCCACAAAAGTCACTGGATGTTAGCGTGACACTTGACTGACTGTGACAATACCAAAGAAACAAAGTGGGACAGAATGGACAAATTCAAGTAGGGCAAGAAACACAGaagtaaaaatacaaatgaTAATCACTCGATATTCATAAGACTTTACAAGTGCCCCATTTTCATTAGAATTTGATGGATATCGAAACCAGATAGATCAACATTAACGATATAAATAAAAGGACATACCTTACACGAAATGAAGAATATATGCGAATAACCGTCAGCGCGATAGCTAAATTATTTCATCAAAACATGGGCTCCTTGAAATATTTCAATATGAATTTATTGCCCCTTGTTACCTTGTATACTCCCTCCCTCTCTGGCAGGACACAGACCAACACACACAACAGGAACAACTTCTCGGGTGTTGTGAATGACGTAATGCGTCGCCGCAGTGTGAAAGGTTGCTCAGCTCTCGCGATACTTCGTGGCCTTTATATTCCTGGCGAAAGTCGCTATCGGCCTTTTCCTTTTTCACTTTGGTGGTGAAGGTGCAACAGTTCTCGGTCGTCCCGAATTCGGGTTCATCCGACACCCTCACCAATTCAAATTGAACTGAGCTCAACTTCGTCTGGTACACCATGCCTCCTAAATTCGACCCCAACGAGATTAAAGTTGGTATGTTTGTGGAATACGGTAACCATTTGACGGATTTCTGATTGTGTGTGAGCGGCCATGCCTGCGCGCTGGCCTCTCGCGTGCTGGTATTAATAAATTAGTTATCGAACCATATAACTTAGTGAAAGCATTTAAACTAAATATTCTGGATGTACAACGTGTAACTTAACTGCGAGGCGTGAATTTCAAATGCTATCCATAGCGTTTTTAGGAATGCTAACGGTAGCTACTAGTCCGTGCACGCGGAGATTTGAACGATTAGATATGGCGTTTTGAAATGGGTGAAGTTCACGGACAAGTGTTCACGTGCTGAACTGCTTTTTAACAGGATAATGGGAATATATATTCCAGTTTAAGgctaaacattaatttaacacttGATTTGGCGTTTATTTATTGAAAAGGTGAACTAAAAGTCTGCAAACTTGTTTCTACCCATCAACACTATGTAGATTTGCATTAAGTAGGGAAGGATTCAACATTTGAAAGATTACAATTACGTTAATTATGGATTACAATACATACCTCAGGGTTAGGCTGGGAACTGCACTGCAAAAATTGCTGttcttagagtttttgtcttgtttccagtccaaatatcttaattcttagatcaagaagccattttcttgacaagtaaaaattattttcttgtttttaggaaaaataagtcaaaataaagtgagtttttccttaaaacaagcaaaataatcttgtaTCAAACCAAACATGAGATGTGTAATattttcagtttggattaagattattttgcttaccccactggcatattattttgcttttaaggaaaaacttgcttcattttgacttatttttcctaaaaacaagaaaaataatttttacttgtcaagaaaatgacTTCTTGAACTAAGAACTttgatatttggactggaaacaagacaaaaattctaagaacctttttttttttttgcagtgtattaaCCCTTTTGTCTTCTCTGATGTCTGATGGAACTAAGACATCTTTCTTGTGTTAGTATCTGTTGGTGCCTCTTCATGCCATCCTCAGATCACCACAGCGTGTGCCGTAGTGGGGTTTTACTGTTGACCCCAACTAGAACGAATGCTATAAAGACTAGATTGAATTAATGCCACTAATTCCTGTTTCACTTCAGTGTAGTATGCTCTGGTGATCATTTAGTAATCGTTTTAGAGGGGATATTCAAATagcttttctcttttctttggTCAATCTTTTCTCTGTGAAGCATGTTTTATATGTGCTGGGTTTAACCTTGTGAGAGACTCTTTATTCAGTTAAGGCTTTAGAAGAGATTTTAACAAAGTTGAACCAAATGTGGTTTTGCAGAAGCTAGcatagtgttaaaaaaaaaaaaataacctgACACCATGATGCACAAttcttaattttcatttaaattatttctgCACAGCTTTTAGAAATAGTGTCACACTGTTATCAGAGCAtctgtttgttctgttgtgAGTGTATTTATTCCAGTTGTCTGTGtatttgcatgcatttattaaaaGCACACTAAGCCTTTTTTCCCCCCCTCCAGTGTACATGAGATGCACAGGTGGAGAGGTTGGTGCCACTTCCTCGCTGGCTCCCAAAATCGGACCTTTGGGTCTTGTAAGTATCTATAAGTTTGGTCTGTAGCGTTTGTCCTGCTCTATATCATAAAGCAGCCTCCCGCCACTGTGCAAGTCTATTAAGTGTCTTTGTACAATCCAGTGGAGGCTCATAGTGACCCAGCTCTAGGAAGCAGGGCGGCCCCAATCTAATGGGCAACTCTGTGCCGAAAGGCCTGGAACAAACCGCTCGTGTCACAGAACATTGCCTCTCTTACATGCTGTATGCTCatctttcattctttctttccCTCAGTCCCCTAAAAAGGTGGGTGATGACATTGCAAAGGCCACCGGTGACTGGAAGGGCCTGCGAATCACTGTGAAGCTGACCATCCAGAACAGGCAAGCAGCGGTAAGCCCTTGAAGTCTTTCAGTCTGTATACTGGCTCTTGAGGTCATCTAGCCTTTAGACGCTTACAGGTTTTGTTGTTGCTCCAGATTGAGGTGGTGCCATCAGCCTCTGCCCTCATCATCAAGGCCCTGAAAGAACCTCCCCGTGACAGGAAGAAGGTCAAGAACAGTAAGTAGCTTTTACTCCACCTCAATACACATTGGAGGAATTGTCTTTGTGTGTTCTGACCTTTCGTGGTTATTGCAAGCCTCCCGCCACTGTGCAAGTCTGTGAAAGTGACTGTGTTCTGTCCAGAGGAGGCTTATAGTGACCCAGCTCTAGGAAGCAGGGCTGCCCAACTTAATGGGTAACTCTGTGCCGAAAGGCCTGGAACAAGTTGCAATTCTTGATCAAAGGTCACAGTAAAAGTTAGTTTTGCCTTTCAAATaagtgctgttcttttgaacttttatattcaaagaatccttatTGCAAGTATTGCAGTTTCCACATACCAAGCAGCAAAATTGTTCtaagtttcttgagcaccaaatcagcatattagaaagatttctgaaggcTCATGTGACCCTGAAGTCAGGagaaattatgctgaaaattcagctttgcaattaagttacttttttaaattgtatttcatACAgtgatgaaataaatgcatttgtgAGCATAAGACTTGTGCTTAAACCattcttattgaccccaaactttttaatggtTGTAGATTGGTATTAGTTTATGAATAGCATATTCTATATCTCTGATGTTTGTGTCTTTCCTCTTTTAGTTAAGCACTCTGGAAGTGTCACTTTCGATGAGATCATCAACGTTGCCCGTGTCATGAGGCCACGATCTATTGC
This DNA window, taken from Megalobrama amblycephala isolate DHTTF-2021 linkage group LG4, ASM1881202v1, whole genome shotgun sequence, encodes the following:
- the rpl12 gene encoding 60S ribosomal protein L12 encodes the protein MPPKFDPNEIKVVYMRCTGGEVGATSSLAPKIGPLGLSPKKVGDDIAKATGDWKGLRITVKLTIQNRQAAIEVVPSASALIIKALKEPPRDRKKVKNIKHSGSVTFDEIINVARVMRPRSIARELSGTIKEILGTAQSVGCTIDGRPPHDVIDDINSGRIECPAE